AATGTGATCAAatcttaacttttttattttggattgTCAATGTCATAAGCTAGTACCAAAATATCCTTCTTTCTGTTTGACGTTTGGCTGGTCGAATCAGACTAAACCAAAATggtgtgtttattttatatttatccattataatctttaaaaatctcttgcatttttacaaaatacgcAGTGAAACTTATTTACAGTGTAATGAACCCTCGAGTGTTAACtgtatttcaaattttgtGTCGATAAATTTCAGGTGAACGTACCAAAACAACGTAGGACTTACTGCAAGAAATGCAAGGTCCACAAAGTACACAAAGTTTCACAATACAAAAAATCCAAGGAAAGGCACGCCGCTCAGGGTAGGAGACGTTATGACCGCAAACAACAGGGTTACGGTGGTCAGTCCAAACCCATCTTCAAAAAGAAGGCAAGTTATCATCAACACTAACATAACCTAAGACCGGGAACacgctttaaattttttagattCTTAACATCAGAAGAATATGATTAATGACACgattcaaaaaattttattgttttgtgtaaaatttagTAAACTTCGAAAacagtttcatttcaattcaaatttaaaagtaacttcATAACGGCTATATGTTAAATAGTAAACTTCTAAGTAGTTTCGTGATCTAGTTTTACTTAACAAGTTACCTTCGATTCATTACGGATTACtaacagataaatattttcaggcGAAAACCACCAAAAAGATTGTACTCCGTCTTGAGTGTGCTGACTGCAAGGTTCGATCACAGGTGGCCTTGAAGCGTTGCAAGCACTTCGAACTCGGAGGAGACAAGAAGAGAAAGGGACAGATGATTCAGTTCTaaacatgtaataaataagaataacaaCTAACATATTGTATCATTTACTCCTTGCTTGTCTTTGCTCAGAACACAAAGGAAAAGATTTGAAAAGTTAGTTTAGTCCTTAAAGGGGACAAATAGTAGTGACTCTAAAATAGTACAATCCTAGTTCATATCGCCTCAAACTGACATAGCCTTGGGTTGTCAGCCCAATATTAAATAGACAACAATGATTTATGTGATTGATATAAAGTGTGGGAAAAATTCAACATATTTGCCTTCATTGGTTTGTTGGGCTGGTCCATGGTTCAGatgataaaatttctttttatgggaaattataatttgatagtaAAGAAAACACAATGGCAATAAAAACTAgattcaaagatattatttattagcaaAATAAGCAGCTTGTTTGCACtatgaatatttgaatattgtctcgcacaaaaatatatataagttcaaCAAGTTACATGTCTGTATagggtatatttatttatataatattctgtcCAACTCTGAGGGATCAAGTCCCTCCAgagagatttttaatttcacagcCTCCGTGGGAACTCCCACTTGTACCATTTTTACAAATCGTTCATATTCCTTTTTAATCTTCTCTACATGTTCTCCTGCTGTTCCCTCCGTATTACCATTTTCTACAGTGTTCGTTTTATCTTTCTGGTCTGATTCATTTTTGGATTCTTCGATCACTTCCTTGGATTCTTTAGGTTTTAATTCCTCTTCTTTGACATTAATTCTTGTTTCGTCTCCAGTGATATTATTCAGTTCTGGAATCGAGGACAGCTGGatcaaatagtaattttttgatTAGTCACATTAacagtataaatttaaaaaatatatgcatatatatgtacgaactaaaaaaaatattttatggataAAGGCAAAAGGGCATGTGTAAGTCTAAGAACAttgcatttaaaatgattCGTTACCTTAGCCTCTAATAGCACCATCGTTgcgttaattttttcaatttttctcTCAAATTGCATTAAACGTTGTTCACATTTTTTTGAGAAGTTATTGAGAAATTGTACCGTCGTAATAACAAAGTGGTTCACAAAGGCCAGTGTACGTTTCTGCTGTAGTGCAGCTATCTATATAGTAGCAGAAGAAgaataacatttatagttagaaaatgtttataaagacAGCATTTTTAGGAGCCTAAAGCATCTGTTAATTATACTAGCCTTCGATAAATCGACGTCTGAAACTTCGTGGTTCATTATATCTggcattattttgaaatatcaaatctttgatgttacaaaattaaaaaagaaaacaaagaaataaatattaaataacgtaggtaattaatgtttattgtcCGCTGTCAATGTCAGAAATTATATTCGTCTTGAGCTATTCACTTATGTGCATCAATAGACTCATATTTAGATTCTAGTTATTAAAGGTTATAGGTTGACATAAGATATGAAATCGCTCGTTGCATAAagttagatataaattaactaaattattttcttcaaatttgttttaatagatCATTCCGccagttattataatttattgaatctaTTTCTACTTCGTAATTTTACAAAACGTAGTGGCAATACTAATTATTGAAACGACAAAACCAACGATTGTCATATACATATTGAATGTTCTGTCATAACAAAAAGTAGAATTAATGTCTACTTTGCtgaaaacacattaaaaaaaattgtaaattgctCTATTTGGAAcagaattttcatttataataactaatattgaaatatacaaaagaaGATGTCTGGAGAGGTGATAGTAGACGCACTACCGTACATTGATCAAGGATACGATGATCCGGGTGTCAGAGAAGCGGTAagattactatttatatttgtattgtaatttgtaAGCTAGGAGTATTAAGAAGACGTTAATGTTAATTACACTAAccaaattaagtaataatgtaCACAAATAGGAtacgatatattttgtttataccaAACTACGTTGATGAAGATGCCTTTATATCGTCGGTTCTTACTATTAGTCACTCCTAATGTTTTTAGGCCTTGGCCATGGTTGAAGAGGAATGTCGTAGATACAGACCCACGAAAAATTATCTAGAAAATGCTGGTCCGGAGCCCAGCACAGCTTTCGAGACAGCAGCTCTACAGAGAGAAATGGAGCGGGTACAACAACGCCTGCCAATGGAACCATTATCAATGAAAAGGTGAATTAACCTAATAAATAAGGAGttaaacaaaatgataatGGCAATGACTTTTATTGTACTGTTTGCATTTAGCAATGAACACTTCcttaaaaactattcattGTCACTCATGTGTCACTCATGTCATTCTTGTAAtgatttatgaaaagggtgaaaattatattacatctcTAATTCTCTCTTTCTGTTTGGCGAACAGTTGTTAATCTTGTGTCTAAGCAGGTCCGGAAAGCTGGTACTCAGatctaacattttaaaaggtCCTGGTAAGTCGCTTAGTAATCATAACCTCCTAATATTGAATGAACTTTCAACTTCTCAGGTATGAACTTCCCCCTCCTCCCGTTGGTCGTCTCGGTGAGCCCACAGCGTGGGCGGAGGCAGTAGATAACTCCCACGCCCAGCTGTCCCACCAAGCGACGCGCGTCCTGAACCTGGAACTCCAACTACAGTACAGCACTGAGGCATGGCGGTCATATTTACATGTCCTCCAAGCATTGGTCGTGAAGTCACAAAATGTTCATGCGCAGTTAAGGTAATTATCAttcaaatttcttattttgttatccagataatagtattttaagcATTCATTTGTtaaggttatttaaatttccaatatttatttttatctctgtaaattttcatcaaagatcccttttttagaaaattgtatatatgtatatatatattttattttagaaaacgtAACACAAGTTTgtacaaaactattaaagtcataaaattaatgtaagttTTGCTAAAAAGTGAGAAACATATTTCTGAATCAGGAAACAAATAGCAGCGGTGAACTGGGAACGTAAACGGTCACAGACGGCCAGCGGCGCTCGGCTGAGGGCGCTCCGCCGGCGGTGGGCACAGCTCGTAGCAGACAACTACAGGCTAGAGCGAGCCCTGTTGCAACTACAACAACAGAGAGAGAAGGTCGGAACACATTCATTACAAATTGGGATGATgcttatattatctataaaaattataatcagatATAAGGGATCTTTAATCAAATGCAGGAAATATAAgctaatatatgatataagcTAGACAGCAATATttctcatttaaaacaaaaaaaat
The genomic region above belongs to Danaus plexippus chromosome 4, MEX_DaPlex, whole genome shotgun sequence and contains:
- the LOC133319687 gene encoding pre-mRNA-splicing factor SPF27-like, with protein sequence MSGEVIVDALPYIDQGYDDPGVREAALAMVEEECRRYRPTKNYLENAGPEPSTAFETAALQREMERVQQRLPMEPLSMKRYELPPPPVGRLGEPTAWAEAVDNSHAQLSHQATRVLNLELQLQYSTEAWRSYLHVLQALVVKSQNVHAQLRKQIAAVNWERKRSQTASGARLRALRRRWAQLVADNYRLERALLQLQQQREKAKGQTTADDETPDMDMEAVKNLPDKLNSETEKEVQKKIEDMFAD
- the LOC116768747 gene encoding large ribosomal subunit protein eL42; the protein is MVNVPKQRRTYCKKCKVHKVHKVSQYKKSKERHAAQGRRRYDRKQQGYGGQSKPIFKKKAKTTKKIVLRLECADCKVRSQVALKRCKHFELGGDKKRKGQMIQF
- the LOC116768441 gene encoding WASH complex subunit 3 codes for the protein MPDIMNHEVSDVDLSKIAALQQKRTLAFVNHFVITTVQFLNNFSKKCEQRLMQFERKIEKINATMVLLEAKLSSIPELNNITGDETRINVKEEELKPKESKEVIEESKNESDQKDKTNTVENGNTEGTAGEHVEKIKKEYERFVKMVQVGVPTEAVKLKISLEGLDPSELDRILYK